A genomic segment from Flavobacterium litorale encodes:
- a CDS encoding universal stress protein, with product MKKILVPTDFSEHAEYALKVAAQIARKNNSEIYLLHLLELPNQIANDGIGESNAVGLNSEIPEVMFFMNKVRERFADVRDASFLEGITVVEAIQFGKAFDGIMKHTEKHNIDMVIMGSHGASGFKEMFIGSNTEKVVRTSNVPVLVIKQEQGDFNPQKFVFASDFSKEIKAPFEKVVKFANTFGMELDLVYINTPNHFRSTQSAEKLMQEFTAGFNIDNLKTHIYNDVNVEKGILHFANSINADIIGMCTHGRQGLAHFFNGSISEDLVNHSMRPVVTFKI from the coding sequence ATGAAAAAAATCCTAGTCCCTACAGACTTTTCAGAACATGCAGAATATGCACTTAAAGTAGCAGCACAAATTGCTCGTAAAAACAACAGCGAAATTTACTTATTACACTTGCTTGAGTTACCCAACCAAATAGCCAACGATGGTATTGGAGAGAGTAATGCAGTGGGTCTTAATTCAGAAATCCCTGAGGTAATGTTCTTTATGAACAAGGTACGCGAGCGTTTTGCCGATGTTAGAGACGCATCGTTTCTTGAGGGTATAACTGTTGTTGAAGCAATACAGTTTGGGAAAGCTTTTGATGGTATTATGAAGCACACGGAGAAGCATAACATAGATATGGTTATAATGGGTTCTCATGGTGCTAGTGGCTTTAAAGAAATGTTTATTGGCTCCAACACCGAGAAAGTGGTACGAACATCAAACGTTCCTGTTTTGGTTATCAAGCAAGAGCAAGGCGACTTTAATCCGCAAAAATTTGTTTTTGCTTCTGATTTTTCTAAAGAAATAAAAGCACCTTTTGAGAAGGTGGTAAAGTTTGCCAATACTTTTGGGATGGAACTAGACCTAGTGTATATTAACACACCAAATCATTTCCGTTCTACACAATCTGCAGAGAAACTAATGCAGGAATTTACTGCAGGTTTTAATATCGATAATCTTAAAACACACATTTACAATGATGTGAATGTAGAGAAAGGAATACTACATTTTGCGAACAGTATAAATGCCGATATTATTGGTATGTGTACGCATGGCAGACAAGGTCTTGCACACTTCTTTAATGGCAGTATAAGCGAGGATCTTGTTAACCACTCTATGCGTCCTGTGGTAACGTTTAAAATATAA
- a CDS encoding glycosyltransferase family 117 protein — MEYFNFKKWNLIVGWTLFFIALVVYTITVAPTVSFWDSGEYIATSAKLQVAHPPGAPLFQIVGAFFAMFATSKTNVAFMVNMVSAVSSAFTILFMFWATTILLKNMVIGLGTLTKQKAIMVLGSAFVGSLAFTFSDSFWFNATETEVYAMASLFIALLLWAGLRWGEAMHQPNGNRWLLLVSLLVGLSFGVHFLALLTIPSIGLIYYFKNYKTTTIKNFIIANIVIVGILLFIFMFLMPYTLALFSKTEITMVNTFGLPFNSGTILMFLLIGALFYFGLQYTRKKQLPLYNTALLCLMFMFTGFSSWMLLPIRANANVVINENAPTDTNKLLAYYNREQYGEQKLFYGAMYTEMYAGLDPDTPYKDAKPNYERNYTTGKYVIVNNYKNALQNFDKNQSGFLPRMGNSEKAANYMAYTEPPKFRIDPNYNFEKDLAYFGVDTSQLSEEDTAQAALQLKDQLINVIAEFKSAYRNGELDNESYDAFLKSYKQYLIIEKPSLAQNLSFMLNYQFGYMYWRYFMWNFAGRQNDVQGKDTVLNGNWISGIKAVDEVRLGAQEHLTSDMLGNKGRNTYYFIPLLLGILGLIYHAKKDAKSFYILLTLFLFTSFAIKIFLNESPFEVRERDYVLVGSFYVFAIWIGFGVYALYSIIHKYIPSKIIAPAVLTITLLTAPVLMATENWDDHDRSGRYTALAMAKAYLSSCEPNAILFTIGDNDTFPLWYAQEIEGYRTDVRIACSTYLPTDWYIDQMKRQAYDSTPLPISFTREQYRDGTRDYMLFNPKTEKRMDIKDFIAFLSLDDERAKVELNNGQRVSYYPTNKIRIPVDKEQVIKNNVVAPEFYDAIVPYIDIDLPDVLYKHNLIMLDIISNTNWERPIYFSGGSPDDEDYAWLKDYLQIEGMTYRFVPIKTPQTEENPIDVGRVDSQRMYDTVMKWDWGNSNSPHIYHDPQTLRTSIHFKQNLARLSDTLIKEGKIEKAANIIDLALEKMPVDYYKNYFLDEPFADGYYRIGKKEKARKLLSYIATKYKENLIYYSSLTPSVQNSIYLPIVRDIESYRGLLLVMKENDDMVFYEQYKKDFNRYNAMFARFGRENE; from the coding sequence ATGGAGTATTTTAACTTTAAAAAGTGGAATTTAATTGTTGGATGGACATTATTTTTTATTGCCCTTGTTGTTTATACTATAACAGTAGCACCTACTGTTAGTTTTTGGGATAGCGGGGAATATATAGCTACCTCGGCAAAGTTACAGGTAGCGCATCCGCCAGGAGCACCACTATTTCAAATTGTAGGAGCTTTCTTTGCCATGTTTGCTACCAGTAAAACCAATGTTGCCTTTATGGTAAATATGGTTTCGGCTGTTTCTAGCGCATTTACTATACTATTTATGTTTTGGGCAACTACTATACTACTAAAAAATATGGTGATCGGTCTTGGTACTCTTACCAAGCAAAAAGCCATTATGGTTTTAGGTAGTGCTTTTGTTGGCAGCCTTGCTTTTACCTTTTCGGATAGTTTTTGGTTTAATGCAACCGAAACCGAAGTGTATGCTATGGCATCGTTATTTATTGCATTATTGCTTTGGGCAGGATTACGGTGGGGCGAAGCCATGCACCAACCTAACGGCAACCGTTGGTTACTACTTGTATCGTTACTAGTTGGGTTATCGTTTGGGGTACATTTTTTAGCACTATTAACCATTCCATCCATAGGGCTTATTTACTACTTTAAAAACTACAAAACCACAACTATAAAAAACTTTATTATAGCAAATATTGTTATTGTAGGCATATTACTTTTTATTTTTATGTTTTTAATGCCGTATACGTTAGCCCTATTTTCCAAAACAGAAATTACAATGGTTAATACTTTTGGGCTGCCCTTTAACTCTGGTACAATACTTATGTTTTTGCTAATCGGTGCATTGTTTTATTTTGGGTTGCAATACACCCGTAAAAAGCAACTACCATTGTACAATACAGCATTGCTATGTTTAATGTTTATGTTTACAGGTTTTTCAAGTTGGATGTTACTCCCTATCCGAGCAAACGCCAATGTAGTAATTAACGAAAACGCACCTACAGACACCAACAAACTACTTGCCTATTACAACAGAGAACAATACGGTGAGCAAAAGTTATTTTATGGCGCTATGTATACCGAAATGTATGCAGGGTTAGACCCTGATACACCATACAAAGATGCCAAGCCCAATTACGAGCGCAACTATACTACTGGCAAGTACGTAATTGTAAACAATTACAAAAACGCATTGCAAAATTTTGATAAGAATCAGAGCGGGTTCCTGCCCCGAATGGGCAATAGCGAAAAAGCTGCTAATTATATGGCGTATACCGAACCCCCAAAGTTTAGGATAGACCCTAATTATAATTTTGAAAAGGATTTGGCTTATTTTGGTGTAGATACCTCGCAACTTAGTGAGGAAGATACAGCACAAGCTGCATTACAATTGAAAGACCAGCTAATTAATGTAATTGCTGAGTTTAAATCGGCATACCGAAACGGCGAACTGGATAACGAGAGTTACGATGCTTTTTTAAAAAGCTATAAACAATACCTTATTATAGAAAAACCGAGCCTAGCACAAAACCTAAGCTTTATGCTAAACTACCAGTTTGGGTACATGTACTGGCGCTACTTTATGTGGAATTTTGCTGGACGCCAAAACGATGTACAAGGAAAAGATACTGTTTTAAATGGCAACTGGATTAGCGGTATAAAAGCGGTGGATGAAGTACGGCTAGGAGCGCAAGAACATCTTACAAGCGATATGTTGGGTAATAAAGGGCGCAACACCTACTATTTTATACCACTATTGCTAGGCATACTGGGGCTAATATACCACGCTAAAAAAGACGCAAAAAGTTTTTACATACTACTAACATTATTTTTATTTACCAGTTTTGCTATAAAAATATTTTTAAACGAAAGCCCTTTTGAGGTGCGCGAACGCGATTATGTACTAGTGGGTTCATTTTATGTATTTGCCATCTGGATTGGTTTTGGCGTATATGCTTTATACAGCATCATCCACAAATATATTCCGTCCAAAATAATAGCTCCAGCCGTACTTACTATAACGTTATTAACAGCCCCTGTTTTAATGGCTACTGAAAACTGGGACGATCACGACAGGTCTGGTCGTTATACTGCACTAGCCATGGCAAAGGCCTACCTGAGTTCTTGCGAGCCTAATGCAATATTATTTACCATAGGCGATAACGATACTTTTCCGCTATGGTATGCGCAAGAAATAGAGGGCTACCGTACCGATGTTCGGATTGCATGCAGTACTTACTTACCTACCGATTGGTATATTGACCAAATGAAACGACAAGCCTACGACTCGACACCTTTACCCATCTCGTTTACGCGAGAACAGTATCGTGACGGAACGCGCGACTATATGCTGTTTAATCCTAAAACAGAAAAACGAATGGATATAAAGGATTTTATTGCATTCCTATCACTTGATGACGAACGAGCGAAAGTTGAATTGAATAACGGACAACGAGTAAGCTACTACCCTACCAATAAAATCAGAATTCCTGTAGATAAGGAGCAAGTAATAAAAAACAACGTAGTAGCGCCCGAGTTTTACGATGCTATTGTACCTTACATTGATATTGATTTGCCCGATGTGTTGTACAAACACAATTTAATAATGCTAGACATAATTAGCAACACCAACTGGGAACGCCCCATTTATTTTTCTGGCGGAAGCCCTGATGACGAGGATTACGCATGGTTAAAAGATTATTTACAAATAGAGGGCATGACCTACCGATTTGTGCCCATAAAAACACCACAAACAGAGGAAAACCCTATAGATGTTGGTCGTGTTGATAGCCAACGCATGTACGATACGGTAATGAAATGGGATTGGGGTAACAGCAACAGCCCGCACATTTACCACGACCCGCAAACTTTACGAACGAGTATTCATTTTAAACAAAACTTAGCCCGACTTTCGGATACGCTAATTAAAGAAGGTAAAATTGAAAAAGCTGCGAATATAATTGACTTGGCTCTTGAGAAAATGCCTGTAGATTATTACAAGAATTATTTTTTAGATGAGCCTTTTGCTGATGGATACTATCGTATTGGTAAAAAAGAAAAGGCACGAAAATTATTATCGTACATCGCCACTAAATACAAAGAAAATCTTATTTATTATAGCTCATTAACTCCCTCAGTACAAAACAGCATTTACCTCCCTATAGTCAGGGATATAGAAAGCTACCGTGGCTTACTACTTGTAATGAAGGAAAATGATGACATGGTATTTTACGAGCAGTATAAAAAAGACTTTAATCGTTACAATGCTATGTTTGCCCGCTTTGGTAGAGAAAACGAATAG
- the nusA gene encoding transcription termination factor NusA produces the protein MENIALIESFSEFKDDKLIDRVTLMAILEDVFRNALKKKYGSDDNFDIIINPDKGDMEIWRNRIVVADGEVEDPNQEISLSEATQIEPDFEVGEEVSEEVKLIQLGRRAILALRQNLISKIHEHDNTNLYKQFKDIIGDIYTAEVHHVRPKAVILVDDEGNEIVLPKEKQIPSDFFRKGDNVRGIIENVELKGNKPQIIMSRTSEKFLEKLFEQEIPEVFDGLITVKKVVRIPGEKAKVAVDSYDDRIDPVGACVGMKGSRIHGIVRELGNENIDVINYTANTQLYITRALSPAKISSIKIDEENKRADVFLKLDEVSKAIGRGGHNIKLAGFLTGYELDVIREGTAAEDEDVELTEFSDEIDGWIIDEFSKIGLDTAKSVLNQEVADLVRRTDLEEETVLEVVRILREEFEE, from the coding sequence ATGGAGAATATCGCATTAATTGAATCGTTTTCGGAGTTTAAGGATGATAAGCTGATAGATCGTGTTACCCTAATGGCGATACTAGAGGATGTTTTTAGAAATGCCTTAAAGAAGAAATATGGTTCTGACGATAATTTTGATATAATTATCAACCCTGATAAGGGTGATATGGAGATATGGAGAAATAGGATAGTAGTTGCCGATGGTGAAGTTGAAGATCCTAACCAAGAAATATCGCTTAGCGAAGCTACACAGATAGAACCTGATTTTGAGGTTGGAGAAGAAGTTTCGGAAGAAGTAAAATTAATACAGTTAGGACGAAGAGCAATATTAGCATTACGTCAAAACTTAATATCTAAAATACACGAACACGATAATACAAACCTATACAAACAGTTTAAAGATATTATTGGTGATATTTATACGGCTGAAGTGCACCATGTTCGACCAAAAGCTGTAATTTTGGTCGATGATGAAGGTAATGAAATTGTGTTGCCAAAAGAAAAACAAATTCCATCTGATTTTTTCAGAAAAGGAGACAACGTTCGCGGTATTATAGAAAATGTGGAGCTTAAAGGAAACAAGCCACAAATTATAATGTCTAGAACATCGGAGAAATTCCTCGAAAAATTATTTGAGCAGGAAATTCCAGAAGTGTTTGACGGACTTATTACGGTTAAAAAAGTAGTAAGAATACCGGGTGAAAAGGCAAAAGTAGCAGTAGATTCGTACGATGATAGGATAGACCCTGTAGGGGCATGTGTAGGTATGAAAGGATCGCGTATACATGGTATAGTACGTGAGTTAGGTAACGAGAATATAGATGTTATTAACTACACTGCCAATACGCAGCTTTACATAACCAGAGCATTAAGCCCTGCAAAAATATCATCTATAAAAATAGATGAAGAAAATAAAAGAGCCGACGTATTCCTTAAGTTAGACGAAGTATCTAAAGCGATAGGTAGAGGCGGACACAACATAAAATTAGCTGGTTTTTTAACAGGTTATGAGCTTGATGTAATACGCGAAGGAACGGCTGCAGAAGATGAAGATGTTGAATTAACGGAGTTCTCTGACGAAATTGATGGCTGGATTATCGATGAGTTCTCTAAAATAGGATTGGATACGGCTAAAAGCGTATTAAACCAAGAAGTTGCAGATCTTGTACGAAGAACAGATCTTGAAGAAGAAACTGTCCTTGAAGTAGTAAGAATACTTAGAGAAGAATTTGAAGAGTAG
- the rimP gene encoding ribosome assembly cofactor RimP — protein sequence MTFKEKVSNLLEAALGERPSLFLIDLEITDANKIMVTLDGDNGVNLQDCIDVSRAIEHNLDREEIDFSLEVTSAGATTPLTNKRQYPKNLGRTLKVVTQTEEVEATLTEANDEHIVLEWKARQPKKIGKGKETVQKKAEIPYGEIKEAVVVIKF from the coding sequence ATGACATTTAAAGAGAAAGTGAGCAATTTGCTTGAAGCTGCCCTAGGGGAGCGCCCTTCACTCTTTCTTATTGACCTAGAGATTACAGATGCCAATAAAATCATGGTAACACTTGATGGTGATAATGGAGTGAACCTGCAGGATTGTATTGATGTAAGCCGTGCCATAGAGCATAATTTGGATAGAGAAGAAATTGATTTTTCTTTGGAGGTTACTTCTGCTGGCGCAACAACCCCTTTAACCAATAAAAGGCAGTACCCTAAAAACCTTGGCAGAACGCTAAAGGTGGTAACCCAAACAGAGGAGGTTGAGGCAACGCTTACAGAAGCAAATGACGAGCATATTGTTTTGGAATGGAAAGCACGCCAGCCCAAAAAAATAGGAAAAGGTAAAGAAACAGTACAAAAAAAGGCTGAAATACCTTATGGAGAAATAAAAGAAGCAGTTGTTGTAATAAAATTTTAA